A single region of the Gemmatimonadaceae bacterium genome encodes:
- a CDS encoding DNA alkylation repair protein has product KRVKMDYQLALDLYDTGIADAMYLAGLIADDAKMTKKDLQKWVKGASCNGVAEFTVPWVASASPHGREMALKWIDSKDEAIASAGWGTYRSMVAIKEDADLDLVEIKSLLQRVAKSIHQQPNRVKYVMNSFVIAVACYVKPLHKLAVDTANGIGKVAVELVGACKIPFAPDQVKKFEARSAIGKKRKSPKC; this is encoded by the coding sequence AGAAACGCGTCAAGATGGACTACCAACTCGCGCTGGATCTCTACGACACCGGCATCGCCGACGCGATGTACCTCGCCGGTCTGATCGCGGACGACGCGAAGATGACCAAGAAGGACCTGCAAAAGTGGGTCAAAGGCGCCAGCTGCAACGGGGTCGCCGAATTCACGGTCCCGTGGGTCGCGTCCGCGAGCCCGCATGGTCGAGAGATGGCCTTGAAGTGGATCGATTCCAAGGATGAAGCCATCGCATCGGCGGGCTGGGGGACTTACAGGAGCATGGTCGCGATCAAGGAGGACGCGGACCTCGACCTTGTCGAGATCAAGTCGCTCCTGCAGCGCGTGGCGAAGTCGATCCACCAGCAGCCCAATCGCGTCAAATACGTGATGAACAGTTTCGTCATCGCGGTCGCCTGCTACGTCAAACCGCTCCACAAGCTGGCGGTCGATACGGCCAACGGCATCGGCAAGGTCGCCGTCGAGCTGGTCGGGGCGTGCAAGATTCCGTTCGCGCCCGATCAAGTCAAGAAATTCGAAGCACGCAGCGCGATCGGCAAGAAGCGCAAGTCGCCGAAGTGTTGA